The Meiothermus sp. genome segment CACGCCTTGCGATAGCCGGGCAATCTCTTCCTGCATCACCTTCAGGGTCTCGTCGGCCCGCTCGGGGGTGGTGCCGGCGTAGGCGGTCAGGTAGCTGTAGCCCTTGACGCCGTTGGGCGCCGCATAGACCGAGTAAACCAGGCCACGCTTCTCCCGTACCTCGGTGAACAGACGGCTGCTGCTGCCCCCCGAGAGCACCTGGGTAGCCAGGCGGGCGCTGTAAAACTCGGGGTGGTCGAAGGAAATATCGGGGTAGACCAGGCCAATCTGCACCTGGGCGCTATCCTGCTCGAGGTGAATGGCATGCACCGGTTGTAGCTCGATGGGCGGATAGCTCACCCCCGGCCCGCTCCACGCCCCTAGGGCGTTGAGCACGGCTTCCCTGGCCTGTTCAAAGCGCACCCCTCCTACCAGGGCCAGAATGGCCCCCTGGGGGGCATAGCGCCGGGCAAAATCCTGACGCAGGGCCTCAGCGGACATTGCCTCCAGATGGGCCTTTTTGCCGCTGGGGTTGCGCCCGTGGGGGCTGGCAAACACGGCCTGGCGCAGGGCCGCGAACATCTTTTTGGGGGGCTGGTCTTCCAGCGAGGCCAGCTCCTGCAAGGCAATCTGGCGCACAGCTTCCAGGGCCTCGGCGGGGAGACGTGGGCGCATGAGCACATCGGCATACAGCGAGAGCACCGCCGGGAGCTTTTCGGCCAAAAACTGCGCGGCAAAAGTGGTGTACTCGAGGGCGCTGCTGCTGCCGCGGCGCACCCCCAGGTCGTCGAAGGCATCGGCCAGCGCCCGCGCATCCCGGCTGCCGGCCCCTTTCCACAGCCAGCCCTCCAGCAGGCTGGCCGCGCCCTCCATGCCTTCGGGGTCGTTCACCGCACCCACCGGCACCAGCAACTGCAAAGCCACCCCGGGCATCCAGGGACGTTCTTCCACCGCCAGGGTGAGGCCGTTGGGCAATACTTCTACCTGAGATAAAGCCATACCTCCCAAGTATAAGAGCTGGCCCCATCCCGACCATGACTTTTCAGACATTGCCCGGCTATAAGGCGTTACGCAGGATCAGCAGGGCCACAAAAGCCGCCCGGTCTGCTTGGATACAATAAGCCTAGAAGAGGAGCCTGTGACCCGCGAAGAGCTAAAAGCCCGCCTCATCCGCCCCCTCCAGCGCGAACTGGCCGATGGCGCGCAGGATCGG includes the following:
- a CDS encoding pitrilysin family protein translates to MALSQVEVLPNGLTLAVEERPWMPGVALQLLVPVGAVNDPEGMEGAASLLEGWLWKGAGSRDARALADAFDDLGVRRGSSSALEYTTFAAQFLAEKLPAVLSLYADVLMRPRLPAEALEAVRQIALQELASLEDQPPKKMFAALRQAVFASPHGRNPSGKKAHLEAMSAEALRQDFARRYAPQGAILALVGGVRFEQAREAVLNALGAWSGPGVSYPPIELQPVHAIHLEQDSAQVQIGLVYPDISFDHPEFYSARLATQVLSGGSSSRLFTEVREKRGLVYSVYAAPNGVKGYSYLTAYAGTTPERADETLKVMQEEIARLSQGVTEAELERTKIGLRAALVMQDESSRSRAASIARDLYLLGRVRPLEEIEAQIAAVDVPRINRYLAANPYQNPWIATLGPRKLAVTE